The genomic window ATTGAGCACCCCTTcaagtgacttggtgacattatcagtgcggggaggggggcagaagttagccttgcctagggtaccagacagccTGGGGCCAGCCCTGTGCCCATGTTAATAGCAGCTTTCTGATAAACGTACAAAGTAGCCCTGCCCTTATTCATAATATATCCTTGACCAGCATAATGATTTGTACAATgactaacaacagcaacaaaaacgcCTCTTCTTTGGAAACACTACTTTAAAATCATTTAAAGGGCTCTAACTGCTGTACGTATTTTCGCTCTATCTGATCGCAGTTTAGAGGCGTAGGCTGCATGCAGTGATGAGCTCAGTAATAAAGGCACTTTCCAATTTCAAATAAAAATGCAAACCTTTAATGACTTCTGCGGAGAGCAATTATTCTCCCCGTCTTTATATCAGCAACAGCAGCAGTTAATCAAATGTTCAAATTACTAGCGGCCAGTCTTTAGAGAAATGAGCTGTGCAAAAAATTTCAGGCAAACATGGCCCAACTGTTCCTGCAGTAGTTATGTAAGACGTGTATTTAGCATTTGCGCACTTCTGTTCAACATTTGCTGGAGATAACACATCCTTCTActcccttttttttaaatttaaacaacAACCCCACAGCCACACCTCTCCAAAATGGGTAGGTTGATGCGACTTTTGCAAGGAGTCACATGTTTTGGAGTGGGCAATATAAAAGCAAAACCAACAGTCATCTAGCACTTTCACCTCTGTAAATAGTTCTCCTTCCATGGTTTTAAATCTGCTGTTTAAGCTAAGGAGCAAAAGGAAAGTATGGATCTCCTCCATAGGAGCGGAGTGCTCATAATTCAACATTTGCAAAAGGATTACAGGTCTTACCAGCGTTTTTTACATTTCATGTCACACGTAGGAGATCCTcggaatatttttttaatttattttcctCTTTGGTTCCAGCTTAATCCAGTGATTGGTACAAAAATGATATGGGTGGCAGTGATCGGTGATTGGTTCAATCTTATATTTAAATGGTAAGGTTAGTTGAAACTTAATGAAATTTAGGATTTTGGGTCTTTTAATGTGCTGGCTTTGGATGAAGAGTCAACTGTTTTTTCTTTGAAATTGCATCGGGAAAGTTTTAAGATTTTGGTTTTTAGCAAAATATGGGTGTTTTTCATCTAGCAATCATGCAAGAAGAACTGAAATAACCAAAAATTGTCTTGCGTTGTAttaaagaatgttttttttttctggcaggaTTTTATTTGGTCATCGTCCATATTGGTGGGTCCAAGAAACAATAATTTATCCTAACCAATCAATCCCACGTCTCGAGCAGTTTCCTATAACATGTGAAACTGGGCCAGGTAAGAGATACCGGTGACTTCACAGGTATGCAGTTCCCAAACAGCCGTCAAATTTTAAAGAGAATATCAGTAAAACATTCAAGATCCCAATATTTCTGTGAAGTATTGAGACAAAAGGATTCAACTGTTCCATGACAACATTGCCTTCATAGTCTTTATACGTGTATTTTGAAAAGATACTTTTAACTCTGATGTTTCAGTTGTCAACATGGTGAGTCACTATTTGCATGTTACATGAATTTACAAGAAGGAATAATGGTGGAACATAAATTCTATCCATCTAACCAGTGCTGATGTCAGAGTTGGTGGAGGTGGGGCAGATTTTAAAGCCCGCCCATTGtgaaaaagtccccccccccccgaaacttgAGGCTACAGTAAAGTGGAGAATGTCATCTCCCTCACTTTATAGTGATGGtttctaggggtggaattctagcaggatctcctttgcatattaggccacacaaacctgatgtagccaatcctccaagagcttacaaaaaagagccttcaatccactttcagcgcactttccaaatggattttgccagttcacagagtaaaatccagttggaaagtgcgctgaaagtggattgaaagtgcattatttagtgcaggggcatcgatctcatttgttatgagggtcagatctgacccaaatgagaccttgtcgggccgggtcatgggtgtcataaaatgtaatgccaggtagcagagatataaactttataaaggacacagtcacaaagatttttttaaaacttaaaataaaacatgcttaaaatgttagcacttgttagtcttaacggtgctttccttgtatctccctcatgggatccaggaaactgggcaaaggaagctctggctctttccttccttccccaggggaccaggagagggaggagcctcagccaataaaaggaagacaggcttggctcagtaagaTTGatagagcctggtaaagcaagctttgtctcccccccttcctccctaagggagaagcctcagccaatggagaatctagaggctttgctctgtagctcctgtgtgattgagcaagccttgcaaagcaagctgtgatgcagaaggaagcaggtgtcAGCCAGTTGcccgagggcctgataggagccctccgggagccgcatgtttcacacccctgatttagtgtgtgtgattgcagccacaaTCATGGAAGGTATATTTTCCTCTCTCTGGTTTTATATAGAGTAATAAAAGGCAAGCAAGAAAACAAAAAATTGAATGATTTATCTTTATCAGAGTAAGCAAGCCAAAATGGGGAAAGGGAGTGGTTAAAGAAGAAAAGGTAGAACCACAGGAAAGGGGCCAAATGGAAGGGATGTAGTTAGAGAAAAAGGGGTTGTACCAAAGGGGAAAGGGGGTTATTCTCTTTTGCTCAGGGCTCATGGCAACCTGGAACCACATGTGACACTGAGGGAACAAATGGGTTGGCCAGATATGACACATATATACATTTATGCACACACAGAGATAtctattgttgttattattcaaTTCACGTATAGCCTGCCATTCTCACATAAACTTaaggtggattataaaatatgatttaaaaaaaccctgattctATCAAACAGCAAAGATTTTTTAATGAATAAACAACCCAGTGGGGCTAAGCCTGGATATCAGTTTTAGCTTTTGAAAATAAATCAATCTGTTTAAAACCAACAACAGAAAACAGGCTGCATTTTCTGCAAGGTAGATACCAAGACCAGCTGTGCACAATAGCAGTTTGAAAACTTCTTCTATGGATGACAGAGCGTAGCCCTGATTTGTCTTGAGCAGCTGCCATATGGAGAAGCCTGCTGATACCAAGGCACTGTGAACCCAGCTAAGCATAGGTTTGCAGTGCCCTGGCTGACAGTGGGCCCTCAATGTGGAACGGTCGCTCCAGGCAAAGAGTAATGGTAACACAACTTAGCCTGGGGAATGGTTGGAAGGCACATCGCGCCAAACTGAACCTTGTAAGCTTCCAGAAAAACAAGTAAGAAACAAGCCTGGAAAGCTCTAAACTCCTTGAAGAAGGAGTGGGGGTATAAATGTCATAAGTGACATTGAAGGCAATTGATATGGTGCGGTGTGGGGGCTTTGATGTACTATCCCCTTGAGCCTAGAGAAGACACTTCAGCGCCATTTTGTCATTTCACAGGAAGCCCCTCAGGACATGCAATGGGATCCTCGTGTGTCTGGTATGTGATGGTGTCAGCAGCCCTCAGCTATAGATCGAGACAGAAAGATAAATTGGCCATAACTCTGCATCGGTCAGTCTTCTTTTGAAATTCAGAATCTCTGCTTTTAGTGAATTCATCCATTGGTTGATTGGTGTCCAAACACAAACAGGGGATGGCTTTTAAACTGCTTTTAGGTCTTTTTATTATGGATTGCTTTGAACTGCAGCAGAGTCTCTAGCAAGTGTTTGGTTTTCATTTGGTACCCATGCTGACCAAGGTCACCTTTCTGTCCATTTGTGGAACTTTCCTACCCTTGAGACAACATTTAAGACTTTCCCCAACCCACCAAAAGTGGCCCAGGGAACAGGagcatgcaggcctcagattcagtgggagctcacagcagcacagcttctgaacttttctgagtgttccacctcctccctctgagagttccacctccttgtccactgaatagtatgtgcagctgcataacaatccctggatgagctccatcacctatttttctataaaatggccTCTGGCATGGTTGTTATCACCACTTCTGCATTATTTCTCTTCTTCCAGGGTTTAGACATTTGTGGTTCAGCAAGATGTTCAGCCTGTTAATTTACTGTTATGGGTTGTCTGCATCACCTCCTGAAAGCGTAGAAGGCCAGAGAGGGCAAAATACAGAACTAGAGCATAAAGTAGACAGAAGAAATGGGGTGCAAAAGACCTATGAGCTGAGAAAAGAGAAGAGTAATGGATATGGGGCCATCAACAGAGCTGTAGCAGTGGAAAGAGACTTGTGGGAGATGAAATAGATTGGGCTACATTAAAAGAGAGCCCAGCTGAATGGATAGAGAGACAAGAATAGGAGAGCTGCCAGAGAAAACTGCGATGCTGTGGGGTGCAAAGGGaagaaaagaggggaaggggaaagagacaTGGTTGAAGACTTCTCTGTGGAGTGAGGAAATGGAAGAAAGGGAGCAATAGAAATGCTGATGAAGAGATGCTATAGTAGATCAGGAAGAGAATAGTGAGTGGAGACACGGAATGAAAAAAGGAAGGCAATGACGACCTGGGACTGGAGAAAGGCTGGTGGGTAGGGAGTGCAGAAAAAGAAGCGGTAACTGAGAGTCTGGGGGCTGAGAGGGAATAGAAAAAGGAAGCAGTTGCTAAGTATGGACAATATTAGTTTTGTATTACATATGGTTTGATTAGGACAATGTTATATGTTATATTTGTAggattttttttgctttttctatGTATGCTTCTGTTTAATTAAAATAGGAttttttacaaaaagaaaaaaaatcagattttgtTTTAATTCCCTCCTGTCATCTCTGTCATAGACTTGCCTGGTCTTTCCTATGGAGCATCTTCTGGATTATTCAGATCAGTGTGTGCATTTCAAGAGTATTTATTGCAACACACTTCCCCCATCAAGTCATCCTTGGAGTAATCGCTGGTAATATGGATTACTTTTTTCTTCTGTGGCGCAGGTTTTGAAAAGTATGGGAAAGTGGGTTTAGAATAATAATATTTGAGATTGATTGCAGTGAAGAGGCTTGTTTAAATTGGCGTTTGATGTTGGCGGTTTTGCAGTATTGTGTAAAAAAATTCTGCTGCATCTTCTCAGAGTTTATATTGTGATGCAGAATGTGGCATGTTGTGCAAGGAATTTTGGATGGCAGTAAAATCTCAATCAGCCATTGACAATCTGTTTTTGTTGTCATGAGGTATATTCATGTACATTGTAAATGTTGAAGGAGTGAATAAAGTTCACAATGGAATGCTTACAAGCATTTCACCTTCTGTGAGAAACGTGAGAGTTCAGTCTTCACACACTTGGCCAAAAGGACAGGAGAAGCTGTGAGGATAAACTAGTGCCTGAAATGTAGATATCttcagaagaaaggaagaaaaagatccCAGAAACAAGATAGCTGCAAGGAGAATACTAAGAATAAGAACCCAAGGGAAGGATAAATAGAAGGAATATGAAGCTTTAGGAAAGAAGAGCACAGGATGCACAGAAAGCAAAGACTACGAGTTGGATCTAAGACTAATATTTCCACAGGTGCAAGGATTTCCACCTGTGAAGTGTGATttctgttggcagagtaattaacacaacaAAGGTGCAAAGCCTAATTAAAGGGTAGAtagtgctcacgacctgagtttgatcccggcagaagctgggttcaggtagccagctcgaggttgactcagccttccatccttccgaggtcggtaaaatgagtacccagcttgccagggggaagtgtagatgactggggaaggcaatggcaaaccaccccgtaaaaagtctgccgtgaaaacgttgtgaaagcaacgtcaccccagagtcggaaatgactggggcttgcacaggggactacctttttttaccaTTAAAAGTTTATTTAGGAACTGACATGCTTAATGGTACAGAGGAGATACAGAGATAGTGTTCAGGCTACATCACTagctgtgtgtgagagacaggAAAACTAAATGTGGAACTTCTGAGAAGAAAGAGCATATTGCCCTAAGAATAGCAATctagagacagacaaggaatgacacttaacaggtgagaaggtgctgacctcactgtCCTATCTAATTATCTTCCTGCTGCTCCCTTCAGGCTCTcccttcaggagagccagtttggtgtagtggttaagtgtgcggactcttatctgggagaaccgggtttgattccccactcctccacttgcacctgctagcatggccttgggtcagccatagctctggcagaggttgtccttgaaagggcagctgctgtgagagccctctccagccccacccacctcacagggtgtctgttgtgggggaggaaggtaaaggagattgtgagccgctctgagactcttcggagtggagggcgggatataaatccaatatcttcttcttcttcttcttcttgttttctttgtaCATGAGACATTGCCTGTCTCAATAATTTTCCTGCTTTCCCCTTCCCACGACAGCCCCCAAGATGTGTGTGAGCATACTTGGCTTTTGTAAACACACGTGGAGAACAACCATGTTTGATCAAGGATAAAGCCAGCACACATTCCCAAAATCTTGGTGTCATTTTTACCCCATTGAAAGAACTGCCATCCACTGAAATCTGTGATTTTTCCAGTTTCCACATTTTGTTTATCTCTAAAAATGCATGAATAGGAACGATCAGGGTAGCACACATGTAGGGAATTTGTGTAACCCTGTGTTTCTTGATATTTAATCACCAAATACAGAGGAATAcatttaatgttttttaaaaaatctccccaACAGATATGGCTAGAACATAGTCTTGGATGAACAAGTACATAGTTGCCTCTTCTAATGAGACCCTTCTCCTTCGCAGGCATGCTCGTTGCAGAAGTGTTTGAGCATACCCCATCCATTCAGGCAGCAAGTTTAAAAACATACATCAAGGCAAATGCATTCCTCTTCTTTTCCGCCATTGGCTTTTACTTGGTTCTTAAGCTTATTGATATTGATTTGCTGTGGTCTGTTCCCAAGGCGAAGAAATGGTGCACCAACCCAGAATGGGTGCATATTGATACAACTCCCTTTGCTGGCCTGGTGAGAAATGTAGGCGTCCTCTTTGGCCTCGGTCTCAGCATTCATTCCAAAATGTTCGTCGTGAGTTGTAAAGCGAAAAGTGGCTACAAGGGCAGTTTCAGGATATCATGCACAGCGGCTTCCTTAGCGACAATGCAGCTCTATGATTTTATCAAGATACCTACCCACGGCGAGTATTTGTTTTACATCCTCTCCTTCTGCAAAAGTGCAGCTATACCTCTTACTGTAGTGGCTTTCGTTCCATATTGCATACATATGCTAATGaagcaaacagaaaagaaaactTCCACAGAAGTCATGGCCAATTTGGGCTTGGGAAATCTACAAGCATCAAAATTATATTGTGACTGACTGCTTGAACAGTTATTCTGTATTTCCCGGTTGAACTAGGGTCGCCAGttctagcttgggaaattccttgagggcagagcctggggagggaattcAGTGGGAATATTATGCCATATAGTCTACCTTCCAAATCTGCCATTTCATCCAGGAGCAGTCTAGAGAGCA from Heteronotia binoei isolate CCM8104 ecotype False Entrance Well chromosome 16, APGP_CSIRO_Hbin_v1, whole genome shotgun sequence includes these protein-coding regions:
- the G6PC2 gene encoding glucose-6-phosphatase 2, which produces MDLLHRSGVLIIQHLQKDYRSYQRFLHFMSHVGDPRNIFLIYFPLWFQLNPVIGTKMIWVAVIGDWFNLIFKWILFGHRPYWWVQETIIYPNQSIPRLEQFPITCETGPGSPSGHAMGSSCVWYVMVSAALSYRSRQKDKLAITLHRLAWSFLWSIFWIIQISVCISRVFIATHFPHQVILGVIAGMLVAEVFEHTPSIQAASLKTYIKANAFLFFSAIGFYLVLKLIDIDLLWSVPKAKKWCTNPEWVHIDTTPFAGLVRNVGVLFGLGLSIHSKMFVVSCKAKSGYKGSFRISCTAASLATMQLYDFIKIPTHGEYLFYILSFCKSAAIPLTVVAFVPYCIHMLMKQTEKKTSTEVMANLGLGNLQASKLYCD